The Dasypus novemcinctus isolate mDasNov1 chromosome 12, mDasNov1.1.hap2, whole genome shotgun sequence genome includes a window with the following:
- the LOC131280662 gene encoding cytochrome P450 2D17-like isoform X3, with product MGLLTGEALAPLAVAVAIFLLLVDLMHRRARWAPRYPPGPMPLPGLGNLLQVDFQNMPYCFNKLRRRFGDVFSLQLAWTPTVVISGLAAVREALLQRGEDTADRPPFPVYEHLGYGPQAQGIIIAKYGPAWREQRRFSVSTMRDFGLGKKSLEQWVTEEASYLCAAFADHAGRPFSPNTLLNQAVSNVIASLTHGRRFEYGDATICKLMALMEAALKEDSGFVQEVLNVVPGLLRIPGVAGKAFPSQRAFLDLIDEMVTEHRETRDPTQPPRDLTDAYLAEVEKAKGNPQSSFTAANLRLVVGDLFSAGMVTTSTTLDWALLLMVLHPDVQRRVQKEIDEVVGPGRQPEMKDQALMPFTNAVVHEVQRYGDIVPLGVRHMTSRDTEVQGFLIPKGTTLVLNLSSVLKDETVWEKPRRFHPEHFLDAQGRFVKPEAFLPFSAGRRACLGEPLARMELFLFFTCLLQRFSFSVPAGQPPPSTHGNYAVLVTPTPYQLCAVPR from the exons ATGGGACTGCTGACCGGGGAGGCACTGGCGCCCCTGGCCGTGGCCGTGGCCATCTTCCTGCTCCTGGTGGACCTGATGCACCGGCGCGCGCGCTGGGCCCCTCGCTACCCACCAGGCCCCATGCCGCTGCCCGGCCTGGGCAACCTCCTGCAGGTGGACTTCCAGAACATGCCGTACTGCTTCAACAAG CTGCGGCGCCGCTTCGGGGACGTGTTCAGCCTGCAGCTGGCCTGGACGCCCACGGTCGTGATCAGCGGGCTGGCGGCCGTGCGCGAGGCGCTGCTGCAGCGGGGCGAGGACACCGCGGACCGGCCGCCCTTTCCCGTCTACGAGCACCTGGGCTATGGGCCCCAGGCACAAG gcatCATCATCGCGAAGTACGGACCCGCGTGGCGTGAGCAGCGGCGCTTCTCTGTGTCTACCATGCGTGACTTCGGCCTGGGCAAGAAGTCACTGGAGCAGTGGGTGACCGAGGAGGCGTCCTACCTGTGCGCCGCCTTCGCCGACCATGCGG GACGCCCCTTTAGTCCCAACACCCTCCTGAACCAAGCGGTGAGCAACGTGATCGCCTCCCTCACCCATGGGCGCCGCTTCGAGTATGGCGACGCCACCATCTGCAAGCTCATGGCGCTAATGGAGGCTGCGCTGAAGGAGGACTCGGGCTTTGTCCAAGAG GTGCTGAACGTGGTCCCGGGGCTCCTGCGCATCCCCGGGGTGGCGGGCAAGGCCTTCCCCTCGCAGAGGGCCTTCTTGGACCTGATAGATGAGATGGTCACTGAGCACAGAGAGACCCGGGACCCCACCCAGCCACCCCGAGACCTGACCGACGCCTACCTGGCCGAGGTGGAGAAG GCGAAAGGGAACCCCCAGAGCAGCTTCACTGCCGCGAACCTGCGCCTGGTGGTGGGCGACCTGTTCTCGGCGGGCATGGTGACCACCTCGACCACACTGGACTGGGCCCTCCTGCTCATGGTCCTGCACCCGGACGTGCAGC GTCGCGTCCAGAAGGAGATCGACGAGGTGGTCGGGCCGGGCCGGCAGCCAGAGATGAAAGACCAGGCGCTCATGCCATTCACCAACGCTGTGGTCCACGAGGTGCAGCGCTACGGGGACATCGTCCCCCTGGGCGTGCGTCACATGACCTCCCGCGACACCGAGGTCCAGGGCTTCCTCATCCCCAAG GGGACGACACTTGTCCTCAACCTGTCGTCGGTGCTGAAGGACGAGACGGTCTGGGAGAAGCCCCGTCGCTTCCACCCGGAACACTTCCTGGACGCCCAGGGCCGCTTCGTGAAGCCGGAAGCCTTCCTGCCTTTCTCGGCAG GCCGCCGCGCATGCCTCGGGGAGCCCCTGGCCCGCATGGAGCTCTTCCTCTTCTTCACCTGCCTCCTGCAGCGCTTCAGCTTCTCGGTGCCCGCGGGGCAGCCCCCGCCCAGCACCCACGGCAACTACGCAGTCCTGGTGACCCCAACTCCCTACCAGCTCTGTGCCGTGCCCCGCTAG
- the LOC131280662 gene encoding cytochrome P450 2D17-like isoform X1, with protein MGWSRLCLRWEKAEGNQSLEASTPGWRTDSEAAMGLLTGEALAPLAVAVAIFLLLVDLMHRRARWAPRYPPGPMPLPGLGNLLQVDFQNMPYCFNKLRRRFGDVFSLQLAWTPTVVISGLAAVREALLQRGEDTADRPPFPVYEHLGYGPQAQGIIIAKYGPAWREQRRFSVSTMRDFGLGKKSLEQWVTEEASYLCAAFADHAGRPFSPNTLLNQAVSNVIASLTHGRRFEYGDATICKLMALMEAALKEDSGFVQEVLNVVPGLLRIPGVAGKAFPSQRAFLDLIDEMVTEHRETRDPTQPPRDLTDAYLAEVEKAKGNPQSSFTAANLRLVVGDLFSAGMVTTSTTLDWALLLMVLHPDVQRRVQKEIDEVVGPGRQPEMKDQALMPFTNAVVHEVQRYGDIVPLGVRHMTSRDTEVQGFLIPKGTTLVLNLSSVLKDETVWEKPRRFHPEHFLDAQGRFVKPEAFLPFSAGRRACLGEPLARMELFLFFTCLLQRFSFSVPAGQPPPSTHGNYAVLVTPTPYQLCAVPR; from the exons ATGGGGTGGTCCCGCCTCTGCCTTAGGTGGGAAAAGGCTGAGGGGAACCAGAGCCTGGAAGCCTCAACTCCAGGCTGGAG AACTGACAGTGAGGCAGCCATGGGACTGCTGACCGGGGAGGCACTGGCGCCCCTGGCCGTGGCCGTGGCCATCTTCCTGCTCCTGGTGGACCTGATGCACCGGCGCGCGCGCTGGGCCCCTCGCTACCCACCAGGCCCCATGCCGCTGCCCGGCCTGGGCAACCTCCTGCAGGTGGACTTCCAGAACATGCCGTACTGCTTCAACAAG CTGCGGCGCCGCTTCGGGGACGTGTTCAGCCTGCAGCTGGCCTGGACGCCCACGGTCGTGATCAGCGGGCTGGCGGCCGTGCGCGAGGCGCTGCTGCAGCGGGGCGAGGACACCGCGGACCGGCCGCCCTTTCCCGTCTACGAGCACCTGGGCTATGGGCCCCAGGCACAAG gcatCATCATCGCGAAGTACGGACCCGCGTGGCGTGAGCAGCGGCGCTTCTCTGTGTCTACCATGCGTGACTTCGGCCTGGGCAAGAAGTCACTGGAGCAGTGGGTGACCGAGGAGGCGTCCTACCTGTGCGCCGCCTTCGCCGACCATGCGG GACGCCCCTTTAGTCCCAACACCCTCCTGAACCAAGCGGTGAGCAACGTGATCGCCTCCCTCACCCATGGGCGCCGCTTCGAGTATGGCGACGCCACCATCTGCAAGCTCATGGCGCTAATGGAGGCTGCGCTGAAGGAGGACTCGGGCTTTGTCCAAGAG GTGCTGAACGTGGTCCCGGGGCTCCTGCGCATCCCCGGGGTGGCGGGCAAGGCCTTCCCCTCGCAGAGGGCCTTCTTGGACCTGATAGATGAGATGGTCACTGAGCACAGAGAGACCCGGGACCCCACCCAGCCACCCCGAGACCTGACCGACGCCTACCTGGCCGAGGTGGAGAAG GCGAAAGGGAACCCCCAGAGCAGCTTCACTGCCGCGAACCTGCGCCTGGTGGTGGGCGACCTGTTCTCGGCGGGCATGGTGACCACCTCGACCACACTGGACTGGGCCCTCCTGCTCATGGTCCTGCACCCGGACGTGCAGC GTCGCGTCCAGAAGGAGATCGACGAGGTGGTCGGGCCGGGCCGGCAGCCAGAGATGAAAGACCAGGCGCTCATGCCATTCACCAACGCTGTGGTCCACGAGGTGCAGCGCTACGGGGACATCGTCCCCCTGGGCGTGCGTCACATGACCTCCCGCGACACCGAGGTCCAGGGCTTCCTCATCCCCAAG GGGACGACACTTGTCCTCAACCTGTCGTCGGTGCTGAAGGACGAGACGGTCTGGGAGAAGCCCCGTCGCTTCCACCCGGAACACTTCCTGGACGCCCAGGGCCGCTTCGTGAAGCCGGAAGCCTTCCTGCCTTTCTCGGCAG GCCGCCGCGCATGCCTCGGGGAGCCCCTGGCCCGCATGGAGCTCTTCCTCTTCTTCACCTGCCTCCTGCAGCGCTTCAGCTTCTCGGTGCCCGCGGGGCAGCCCCCGCCCAGCACCCACGGCAACTACGCAGTCCTGGTGACCCCAACTCCCTACCAGCTCTGTGCCGTGCCCCGCTAG
- the LOC131280662 gene encoding cytochrome P450 2D17-like isoform X4 produces the protein MVGSKLRRRFGDVFSLQLAWTPTVVISGLAAVREALLQRGEDTADRPPFPVYEHLGYGPQAQGIIIAKYGPAWREQRRFSVSTMRDFGLGKKSLEQWVTEEASYLCAAFADHAGRPFSPNTLLNQAVSNVIASLTHGRRFEYGDATICKLMALMEAALKEDSGFVQEVLNVVPGLLRIPGVAGKAFPSQRAFLDLIDEMVTEHRETRDPTQPPRDLTDAYLAEVEKAKGNPQSSFTAANLRLVVGDLFSAGMVTTSTTLDWALLLMVLHPDVQRRVQKEIDEVVGPGRQPEMKDQALMPFTNAVVHEVQRYGDIVPLGVRHMTSRDTEVQGFLIPKGTTLVLNLSSVLKDETVWEKPRRFHPEHFLDAQGRFVKPEAFLPFSAGRRACLGEPLARMELFLFFTCLLQRFSFSVPAGQPPPSTHGNYAVLVTPTPYQLCAVPR, from the exons ATGGTGGGATCCAAG CTGCGGCGCCGCTTCGGGGACGTGTTCAGCCTGCAGCTGGCCTGGACGCCCACGGTCGTGATCAGCGGGCTGGCGGCCGTGCGCGAGGCGCTGCTGCAGCGGGGCGAGGACACCGCGGACCGGCCGCCCTTTCCCGTCTACGAGCACCTGGGCTATGGGCCCCAGGCACAAG gcatCATCATCGCGAAGTACGGACCCGCGTGGCGTGAGCAGCGGCGCTTCTCTGTGTCTACCATGCGTGACTTCGGCCTGGGCAAGAAGTCACTGGAGCAGTGGGTGACCGAGGAGGCGTCCTACCTGTGCGCCGCCTTCGCCGACCATGCGG GACGCCCCTTTAGTCCCAACACCCTCCTGAACCAAGCGGTGAGCAACGTGATCGCCTCCCTCACCCATGGGCGCCGCTTCGAGTATGGCGACGCCACCATCTGCAAGCTCATGGCGCTAATGGAGGCTGCGCTGAAGGAGGACTCGGGCTTTGTCCAAGAG GTGCTGAACGTGGTCCCGGGGCTCCTGCGCATCCCCGGGGTGGCGGGCAAGGCCTTCCCCTCGCAGAGGGCCTTCTTGGACCTGATAGATGAGATGGTCACTGAGCACAGAGAGACCCGGGACCCCACCCAGCCACCCCGAGACCTGACCGACGCCTACCTGGCCGAGGTGGAGAAG GCGAAAGGGAACCCCCAGAGCAGCTTCACTGCCGCGAACCTGCGCCTGGTGGTGGGCGACCTGTTCTCGGCGGGCATGGTGACCACCTCGACCACACTGGACTGGGCCCTCCTGCTCATGGTCCTGCACCCGGACGTGCAGC GTCGCGTCCAGAAGGAGATCGACGAGGTGGTCGGGCCGGGCCGGCAGCCAGAGATGAAAGACCAGGCGCTCATGCCATTCACCAACGCTGTGGTCCACGAGGTGCAGCGCTACGGGGACATCGTCCCCCTGGGCGTGCGTCACATGACCTCCCGCGACACCGAGGTCCAGGGCTTCCTCATCCCCAAG GGGACGACACTTGTCCTCAACCTGTCGTCGGTGCTGAAGGACGAGACGGTCTGGGAGAAGCCCCGTCGCTTCCACCCGGAACACTTCCTGGACGCCCAGGGCCGCTTCGTGAAGCCGGAAGCCTTCCTGCCTTTCTCGGCAG GCCGCCGCGCATGCCTCGGGGAGCCCCTGGCCCGCATGGAGCTCTTCCTCTTCTTCACCTGCCTCCTGCAGCGCTTCAGCTTCTCGGTGCCCGCGGGGCAGCCCCCGCCCAGCACCCACGGCAACTACGCAGTCCTGGTGACCCCAACTCCCTACCAGCTCTGTGCCGTGCCCCGCTAG
- the LOC131280662 gene encoding cytochrome P450 2D17-like isoform X2 translates to MGWSRLCLRWEKAEGNQSLEASTPGWRTDSEAAMGLLTGEALAPLAVAVAIFLLLVDLMHRRARWAPRYPPGPMPLPGLGNLLQVDFQNMPYCFNKLRRRFGDVFSLQLAWTPTVVISGLAAVREALLQRGEDTADRPPFPVYEHLGYGPQAQGIIIAKYGPAWREQRRFSVSTMRDFGLGKKSLEQWVTEEASYLCAAFADHAGRPFSPNTLLNQAVSNVIASLTHGRRFEYGDATICKLMALMEAALKEDSGFVQEAFPSQRAFLDLIDEMVTEHRETRDPTQPPRDLTDAYLAEVEKAKGNPQSSFTAANLRLVVGDLFSAGMVTTSTTLDWALLLMVLHPDVQRRVQKEIDEVVGPGRQPEMKDQALMPFTNAVVHEVQRYGDIVPLGVRHMTSRDTEVQGFLIPKGTTLVLNLSSVLKDETVWEKPRRFHPEHFLDAQGRFVKPEAFLPFSAGRRACLGEPLARMELFLFFTCLLQRFSFSVPAGQPPPSTHGNYAVLVTPTPYQLCAVPR, encoded by the exons ATGGGGTGGTCCCGCCTCTGCCTTAGGTGGGAAAAGGCTGAGGGGAACCAGAGCCTGGAAGCCTCAACTCCAGGCTGGAG AACTGACAGTGAGGCAGCCATGGGACTGCTGACCGGGGAGGCACTGGCGCCCCTGGCCGTGGCCGTGGCCATCTTCCTGCTCCTGGTGGACCTGATGCACCGGCGCGCGCGCTGGGCCCCTCGCTACCCACCAGGCCCCATGCCGCTGCCCGGCCTGGGCAACCTCCTGCAGGTGGACTTCCAGAACATGCCGTACTGCTTCAACAAG CTGCGGCGCCGCTTCGGGGACGTGTTCAGCCTGCAGCTGGCCTGGACGCCCACGGTCGTGATCAGCGGGCTGGCGGCCGTGCGCGAGGCGCTGCTGCAGCGGGGCGAGGACACCGCGGACCGGCCGCCCTTTCCCGTCTACGAGCACCTGGGCTATGGGCCCCAGGCACAAG gcatCATCATCGCGAAGTACGGACCCGCGTGGCGTGAGCAGCGGCGCTTCTCTGTGTCTACCATGCGTGACTTCGGCCTGGGCAAGAAGTCACTGGAGCAGTGGGTGACCGAGGAGGCGTCCTACCTGTGCGCCGCCTTCGCCGACCATGCGG GACGCCCCTTTAGTCCCAACACCCTCCTGAACCAAGCGGTGAGCAACGTGATCGCCTCCCTCACCCATGGGCGCCGCTTCGAGTATGGCGACGCCACCATCTGCAAGCTCATGGCGCTAATGGAGGCTGCGCTGAAGGAGGACTCGGGCTTTGTCCAAGAG GCCTTCCCCTCGCAGAGGGCCTTCTTGGACCTGATAGATGAGATGGTCACTGAGCACAGAGAGACCCGGGACCCCACCCAGCCACCCCGAGACCTGACCGACGCCTACCTGGCCGAGGTGGAGAAG GCGAAAGGGAACCCCCAGAGCAGCTTCACTGCCGCGAACCTGCGCCTGGTGGTGGGCGACCTGTTCTCGGCGGGCATGGTGACCACCTCGACCACACTGGACTGGGCCCTCCTGCTCATGGTCCTGCACCCGGACGTGCAGC GTCGCGTCCAGAAGGAGATCGACGAGGTGGTCGGGCCGGGCCGGCAGCCAGAGATGAAAGACCAGGCGCTCATGCCATTCACCAACGCTGTGGTCCACGAGGTGCAGCGCTACGGGGACATCGTCCCCCTGGGCGTGCGTCACATGACCTCCCGCGACACCGAGGTCCAGGGCTTCCTCATCCCCAAG GGGACGACACTTGTCCTCAACCTGTCGTCGGTGCTGAAGGACGAGACGGTCTGGGAGAAGCCCCGTCGCTTCCACCCGGAACACTTCCTGGACGCCCAGGGCCGCTTCGTGAAGCCGGAAGCCTTCCTGCCTTTCTCGGCAG GCCGCCGCGCATGCCTCGGGGAGCCCCTGGCCCGCATGGAGCTCTTCCTCTTCTTCACCTGCCTCCTGCAGCGCTTCAGCTTCTCGGTGCCCGCGGGGCAGCCCCCGCCCAGCACCCACGGCAACTACGCAGTCCTGGTGACCCCAACTCCCTACCAGCTCTGTGCCGTGCCCCGCTAG